The following are from one region of the Marinomonas sp. CT5 genome:
- a CDS encoding sigma-70 family RNA polymerase sigma factor, which translates to MERAIQTEPDEKRLADIFAIAEKRDQEALVRLFDHYVPKVRAFCLAAQPGANLMADDIAQEVMIRIWNKAHTYKPESASLNTWVFTLARNARIDYLRKNSRHQSDIDPEYLWQNVVDENADPFKDAQQKRDQERIQQGLDKLPADQKQVLAKVYLEGKTHKEAAEELSLPLGTIKSRVRLALHKLTIYVKR; encoded by the coding sequence ATGGAACGCGCAATACAAACAGAACCAGATGAAAAACGCTTAGCAGACATTTTTGCCATTGCGGAAAAAAGAGACCAAGAGGCGCTTGTGCGCTTGTTCGATCACTATGTTCCAAAGGTAAGAGCTTTCTGTCTTGCGGCACAGCCTGGCGCCAATTTAATGGCCGATGACATTGCTCAAGAAGTCATGATTCGTATTTGGAATAAAGCGCACACTTATAAACCCGAGTCGGCGTCTCTCAATACTTGGGTTTTTACCCTAGCCAGAAACGCACGTATTGATTATTTGCGTAAGAACAGTCGCCATCAATCAGACATTGACCCAGAGTACCTCTGGCAAAATGTGGTTGATGAAAATGCCGACCCATTTAAAGATGCGCAACAAAAAAGAGATCAAGAACGGATTCAGCAAGGCTTAGATAAATTGCCTGCGGATCAAAAACAGGTTTTGGCCAAAGTCTATTTAGAAGGCAAAACCCACAAAGAAGCAGCGGAGGAGCTATCGCTCCCTCTCGGAACCATTAAGTCCCGAGTCCGTCTTGCTTTGCACAAACTCACTATTTACGTTAAGAGGTAG
- a CDS encoding ChrR family anti-sigma-E factor: MIHYHPSIEILTDYAAGSLPLAHSLCVSTHLERCHECQQQIRKLEMLGSHLFEQTKTDSRQLSDLKDSFFQKLNTQIEQEPKSQEKEEESATLEWDNYTVPRSLRQFIKKNYDDLNWMRLSPSFKIATLYNEEGGAQIALTRVKAGAHMPTHTHTGDEITLVLEGAFSDESGVYRQGDFINRDASHKHKPIVTKDAECICLTVLDAPIEFTGWLTRLLNPILRRYHPYSG; this comes from the coding sequence ATGATTCACTACCATCCATCGATTGAAATCCTGACCGACTACGCGGCCGGTTCGTTGCCATTAGCGCACTCTTTATGTGTTTCTACACATCTAGAGCGTTGCCATGAATGCCAACAGCAAATTCGCAAACTGGAAATGCTTGGTTCACACCTGTTCGAGCAGACGAAAACAGACAGTCGTCAGCTAAGCGATTTAAAAGACAGCTTTTTCCAAAAGCTAAATACCCAAATCGAGCAGGAACCCAAGAGTCAGGAGAAAGAAGAAGAGTCTGCCACTTTGGAGTGGGATAATTACACCGTTCCAAGAAGTCTTCGTCAGTTTATTAAAAAGAACTACGACGATTTAAATTGGATGCGCCTCTCTCCCTCATTTAAAATCGCCACCTTGTACAACGAAGAAGGTGGTGCACAAATTGCTCTAACCAGAGTAAAAGCAGGCGCTCATATGCCAACTCACACTCATACTGGGGATGAAATTACCCTTGTATTAGAAGGGGCTTTTTCTGACGAAAGTGGTGTTTATCGTCAAGGGGATTTTATCAACCGCGATGCCAGTCACAAACACAAACCGATTGTGACCAAAGACGCGGAATGCATCTGTTTAACCGTGCTAGATGCACCGATTGAATTTACCGGATGGTTGACACGTTTATTGAATCCTATCCTTCGCCGATACCACCCTTATTCGGGGTAA
- a CDS encoding MurR/RpiR family transcriptional regulator, translated as MADVAPESLTDLKETIKQDYSKLSKRLRQVAEFVLDAPSEVAFGTVAVLSKDAGVHPSTWVRFANAFGFSGFSEMQKLFQQNLMEEAPSYQDRIRMARDAFGDESNEQSPSQLLTRFTHANAVALGHLGETTSAEDLDRAIQILSQAHAAHIVGVRRAFVVASYFAYALRHIDRKAYLIDGVGGMYKEQASALSENDALIAVSFHPYAQETQAVAKAAAEKNVPLIVITDNQISPLASIASVCFVVKEAEIQSFRSLSSSLCLAQSLSIGLAHALEKSAR; from the coding sequence ATGGCAGACGTCGCTCCAGAATCATTAACTGATTTAAAAGAAACAATTAAACAGGATTATTCGAAGTTAAGTAAACGGCTTCGGCAAGTGGCTGAATTTGTATTAGACGCGCCTAGTGAAGTGGCGTTTGGGACTGTAGCCGTTTTGTCAAAAGATGCTGGTGTACATCCTTCTACTTGGGTGCGTTTTGCAAATGCGTTTGGCTTTAGTGGTTTTAGCGAAATGCAGAAATTGTTCCAACAAAATTTGATGGAAGAAGCACCGAGTTATCAAGATCGGATTCGCATGGCAAGAGACGCATTTGGTGATGAAAGCAATGAACAATCGCCTTCTCAACTGTTAACTCGTTTTACACATGCTAATGCTGTTGCGCTCGGACATTTGGGGGAAACCACATCGGCCGAAGACTTAGATAGGGCAATACAAATCTTGTCTCAAGCACATGCCGCTCATATTGTTGGTGTTAGGCGGGCATTTGTCGTAGCGAGTTATTTTGCTTATGCGTTACGTCATATTGATCGAAAAGCGTATTTGATTGATGGTGTTGGAGGGATGTACAAGGAACAAGCGAGTGCTTTAAGTGAAAACGATGCATTGATCGCCGTAAGTTTTCATCCTTACGCACAAGAAACACAAGCTGTCGCGAAAGCGGCCGCAGAAAAAAATGTGCCACTTATTGTGATTACAGATAATCAAATAAGTCCGCTAGCTTCAATTGCTTCGGTCTGCTTTGTGGTTAAGGAAGCCGAAATACAATCTTTTCGCTCTTTGTCTTCGTCGCTTTGCTTAGCACAATCTTTGTCGATTGGTTTGGCTCATGCTTTAGAAAAGAGCGCTAGATAA
- the iolC gene encoding 5-dehydro-2-deoxygluconokinase, which yields MLKDKTLDLICLGRAAVDMYSEQIGSRLEDVSSFAKYLGGSSGNMAFGTARLGLKSAMLTRVGNEHMGRFVKEELARAGVDTSHVITDPERLTALVILGIKDQDTFPLIFYRNDCADMAVSKEDFDADFIGSAKALVITGTHFSTENTYETSKQAIAYAKKAGTKCALDIDYRPVLWGLTNPGDGETRFISNEKVSAHLQSILADFDLIVGTEEEIHIAGGSTDTIEALKKIRELSKATIVLKLGSQGCTVLEGEIPNSMDEFELHVGVQVDVLNVLGAGDAFMSGFLRGWIRGESAEQSCAYANACGALVVSRHGCAPAIPSAEELDNYIARAADIKRPDLDRELNHLHRVTTERLPYDWQDLCIFAFDHRKQLFDMAREEGADPSRIKKLKRLLVDALDIGARELGGSQYGVLIDDTYGQDALNAVTGRGLWIGRPVELPSSRPIELEGGRSVGSRLKNWPKEHIVKCLVFYHSQDDIEMRTTQERQIIELYKACCSSGHELLLEIIPPRDKDFDDSLFTNSIKRFYHLDVRPDWWKLPPQSKANWQAISDIIHHHDKHCRGVVMLGLDAPMNELKEGFANSAGFDICKGFAVGRSIFSEPSREWLGNRMSDQQLIDAIVANYLELVSYWKERHNTQLQQKQA from the coding sequence ATGCTCAAAGATAAAACGTTAGATCTTATTTGTCTTGGACGCGCAGCAGTCGATATGTATTCAGAACAAATAGGCAGCCGTTTAGAAGACGTTAGTAGTTTTGCAAAATATCTCGGTGGGTCTTCTGGAAATATGGCATTTGGAACGGCCCGCCTTGGCTTAAAAAGCGCAATGTTAACTCGCGTTGGCAATGAGCACATGGGGCGTTTCGTGAAAGAGGAATTGGCTCGTGCTGGTGTCGATACCAGCCACGTTATCACGGACCCAGAACGCTTAACCGCGTTAGTAATTTTAGGCATCAAAGACCAAGACACTTTTCCATTAATCTTCTACCGTAATGATTGTGCCGACATGGCTGTGAGTAAAGAAGACTTTGACGCTGACTTTATTGGCTCGGCCAAAGCTCTCGTTATTACCGGCACTCACTTCTCGACAGAAAACACCTATGAAACCAGTAAACAGGCCATCGCCTATGCCAAGAAAGCGGGCACAAAGTGCGCTTTAGACATCGACTATCGTCCTGTCCTGTGGGGATTAACAAATCCAGGAGACGGTGAAACACGCTTCATTTCGAATGAAAAAGTCTCTGCCCATTTACAAAGTATTTTGGCTGATTTTGACCTAATTGTTGGTACCGAAGAAGAAATTCATATTGCAGGTGGAAGCACAGACACAATTGAAGCCTTGAAAAAAATCCGCGAGCTAAGCAAGGCAACTATTGTACTTAAGCTTGGTTCTCAAGGCTGTACGGTACTTGAAGGTGAGATTCCTAATTCTATGGATGAATTTGAGCTGCATGTTGGTGTTCAAGTCGATGTACTCAATGTACTTGGTGCCGGCGATGCCTTCATGAGTGGTTTCTTACGCGGCTGGATTCGAGGTGAGTCAGCAGAGCAGTCTTGTGCTTATGCCAATGCTTGTGGTGCGCTTGTCGTATCTCGTCATGGTTGTGCACCGGCAATTCCGAGTGCCGAAGAACTGGACAATTACATTGCACGCGCTGCCGACATTAAACGTCCAGATTTAGACCGAGAATTGAACCATCTACACAGAGTCACCACGGAAAGATTGCCATATGACTGGCAAGATCTATGTATTTTTGCCTTTGATCATCGTAAACAACTCTTTGATATGGCTCGTGAAGAAGGGGCAGATCCTTCACGTATTAAAAAACTCAAACGCCTATTAGTTGATGCATTAGACATAGGGGCTCGCGAGTTAGGCGGCAGTCAATACGGTGTCCTCATTGACGACACTTACGGTCAAGATGCACTTAATGCGGTTACGGGGCGCGGTCTTTGGATTGGTCGGCCTGTCGAACTGCCAAGCTCTCGCCCCATTGAATTGGAAGGCGGACGCAGCGTGGGCTCACGGCTCAAAAATTGGCCTAAAGAACACATTGTAAAATGCCTAGTTTTTTATCATTCCCAAGATGATATTGAAATGCGTACCACTCAAGAGCGCCAAATTATAGAGCTCTATAAAGCATGCTGCTCTTCAGGGCATGAACTGTTACTGGAAATTATTCCACCGCGAGACAAAGACTTTGACGATAGTCTATTCACTAACTCAATCAAGCGATTCTATCATCTAGATGTGCGCCCCGATTGGTGGAAACTGCCTCCGCAGTCGAAAGCAAACTGGCAAGCGATTAGCGACATTATCCATCATCATGATAAACACTGTCGTGGTGTCGTAATGCTAGGATTGGATGCACCAATGAATGAGCTCAAAGAAGGTTTTGCCAACAGTGCTGGATTCGATATCTGCAAAGGCTTTGCCGTTGGACGCTCCATTTTTAGTGAGCCAAGCCGAGAATGGCTGGGAAATCGCATGAGTGATCAACAACTTATCGACGCCATCGTCGCTAACTATTTGGAGTTAGTATCCTACTGGAAAGAACGCCACAACACTCAGCTACAACAGAAACAGGCTTAA
- the iolD gene encoding 3D-(3,5/4)-trihydroxycyclohexane-1,2-dione acylhydrolase (decyclizing), which translates to MTTIKLTMAQAVVRFLMAQKIETDNGIQPMFAGVWGIFGHGNVAGLGEALYQVKEQFPTYRAHNEQSMAHAAIAYAKTKNRQQMMACTASAGPGAVNMVTAAAVAHVNRIPVLFLPGDTFATRMPDPVLQQVESFQDMTITSNDCFRPVSRFFDRITRPEQLLTALPQAMRVLTDPIECGPATLGLPQDVQTMAFDYPIHFFDEKIHRLRRQTPDFYELNDALKLIRQAKKPVVIAGGGLHYSDALKEFDDFVSQFQLPVGETQAGKGALPWDHKQNMGSVGVTGASSTNNLCHEADLIIAVGTRLGDFTSGSRSLINSNAKIVSLNVASFDAIKHKSQALVGDARATLPLLSKALQGWKIDPSWIEKAEEERVNWQQVVDRVTTDQGTNLPSDGEVIGAVNRSAGEKDMVVCAAGGLPGELQKLWRTRYSRGYHMEYGYSCMGYELAGGLGAKMANPESEVFVMVGDGSYLMLNSEIATSVMLGKKIIAVVLDNRGFGCINRLQQAGGGAGFNNLLEDCLTAPEGAPKTDFAAHAKALGANSEKVANIAELEQALVRAKHSPISYVITLDTDPLKTTEEGGNWWDVALPEVSERKQVNDARKEYEQRKAAQFKHL; encoded by the coding sequence ATGACAACAATAAAACTCACCATGGCCCAAGCCGTCGTCCGCTTCTTGATGGCACAAAAAATAGAAACCGATAACGGCATCCAGCCTATGTTTGCAGGTGTCTGGGGAATTTTTGGCCATGGCAACGTCGCGGGACTCGGCGAAGCGCTTTATCAGGTCAAAGAACAATTTCCCACTTATCGTGCGCACAACGAACAAAGCATGGCACACGCCGCTATTGCTTACGCAAAAACCAAAAATCGCCAACAAATGATGGCTTGTACTGCTTCAGCCGGTCCAGGTGCCGTTAACATGGTCACGGCCGCGGCGGTGGCACACGTGAATCGCATTCCGGTCTTGTTTCTTCCTGGTGATACATTTGCCACTCGTATGCCTGACCCAGTATTACAGCAAGTTGAAAGCTTTCAAGATATGACCATCACGTCCAATGATTGCTTCCGCCCAGTCAGCCGATTCTTTGACCGCATTACTCGACCTGAACAATTGCTCACAGCCTTACCGCAAGCCATGCGTGTATTGACCGACCCCATTGAGTGCGGGCCAGCAACACTCGGATTACCACAAGATGTTCAAACTATGGCGTTCGACTACCCTATTCATTTCTTCGATGAAAAAATTCACCGCCTACGTCGTCAAACACCTGATTTTTATGAACTAAACGATGCTCTAAAACTTATTCGACAAGCTAAAAAGCCTGTCGTTATTGCTGGTGGTGGCCTTCATTATTCTGATGCCCTTAAAGAGTTCGATGACTTTGTCAGCCAATTCCAATTACCGGTCGGCGAAACACAAGCAGGCAAAGGTGCTCTGCCTTGGGACCATAAGCAAAACATGGGCAGCGTAGGTGTAACTGGCGCGTCATCAACCAATAACCTATGTCATGAGGCAGACTTAATTATTGCGGTAGGCACACGGCTTGGTGATTTCACTTCAGGCTCACGCTCCCTCATCAACTCAAACGCCAAAATAGTCAGCTTAAATGTCGCCTCATTTGATGCAATCAAACATAAAAGCCAAGCACTGGTTGGGGACGCAAGAGCCACACTGCCACTCCTAAGCAAAGCACTGCAAGGCTGGAAAATAGACCCTAGCTGGATCGAAAAAGCCGAAGAAGAACGCGTTAATTGGCAACAAGTTGTCGACAGAGTAACAACGGACCAAGGCACAAATTTACCAAGCGATGGCGAAGTAATTGGAGCCGTAAACCGTTCGGCGGGTGAAAAAGACATGGTAGTGTGTGCGGCTGGCGGTTTGCCAGGAGAACTACAAAAGCTATGGCGAACTCGCTATAGCCGTGGCTACCACATGGAATACGGCTACTCTTGCATGGGCTACGAACTGGCTGGTGGTTTAGGAGCCAAAATGGCGAATCCAGAATCCGAAGTGTTTGTCATGGTGGGTGATGGCTCTTATCTGATGCTCAACTCCGAAATTGCTACCTCAGTAATGCTCGGCAAAAAAATCATTGCCGTCGTTCTCGATAATCGTGGTTTTGGGTGCATCAACCGCTTACAACAAGCAGGCGGAGGCGCTGGCTTTAATAACTTGTTAGAAGATTGTTTAACGGCGCCCGAAGGCGCACCAAAAACAGACTTTGCCGCACACGCTAAAGCACTCGGCGCGAATTCAGAAAAAGTCGCTAACATTGCCGAATTAGAACAAGCCCTTGTGCGCGCTAAACACTCCCCTATTAGTTATGTCATTACCTTAGATACCGACCCTCTTAAAACCACAGAGGAAGGCGGTAATTGGTGGGATGTGGCATTGCCTGAAGTGTCCGAGCGCAAACAAGTCAACGACGCTCGAAAAGAATACGAACAACGCAAAGCGGCTCAATTTAAACACTTGTAA
- the iolE gene encoding myo-inosose-2 dehydratase has product MSVRIGINPLTWTNDDLPTLGAETSLETCLTEGKQAGFSGFELGQKFPRTPEVLGPILKAHDLDLVSGWFSGELLTRSVEEEIEAIKPHLHLLKTLGAKVMVYCEVTGCIHGQIETPLSHRPTISEADIAEMSKKLTQVADYCLSEGVQIAYHHHMGTVIESQHEVDLLMKHTGPSVGLLLDTGHMTFAGGNPLEVQTKHADRIIHVHCKDLRPEILNDAKNRDLSFLNAMLNGVFTVPGDGFIDYGSLFKQLRASHYSGWLVVEAEQDPAVAHPLTYATLGANNLQAFCAEAGLDIQK; this is encoded by the coding sequence ATGAGCGTCAGAATCGGCATCAACCCATTAACATGGACCAACGACGACCTGCCAACATTGGGAGCAGAAACTTCCCTAGAAACCTGTTTGACAGAAGGCAAACAAGCAGGATTTAGTGGCTTTGAATTGGGTCAGAAATTCCCTCGAACACCAGAAGTGCTTGGCCCAATCCTAAAGGCCCACGATTTGGACTTGGTTTCAGGCTGGTTCAGTGGCGAACTCTTGACTCGCAGTGTAGAAGAAGAAATCGAGGCCATAAAACCTCACTTACACTTGCTCAAAACACTTGGTGCAAAAGTCATGGTTTACTGCGAAGTAACAGGCTGTATCCATGGTCAAATAGAAACCCCTCTGTCGCACCGTCCAACGATAAGTGAAGCAGACATCGCTGAAATGAGTAAAAAGCTCACTCAAGTGGCAGATTACTGTCTCTCCGAAGGGGTACAAATTGCTTACCACCATCACATGGGAACCGTCATAGAAAGCCAACACGAAGTTGACTTACTGATGAAACACACGGGGCCTTCTGTTGGTTTGCTTTTGGATACTGGCCATATGACATTTGCAGGCGGTAATCCACTAGAAGTTCAGACAAAGCATGCAGACCGTATTATTCATGTGCACTGCAAGGATCTTCGCCCTGAAATTTTAAACGACGCCAAGAATCGCGATTTGAGTTTCTTAAACGCCATGTTGAATGGTGTATTTACCGTGCCTGGCGATGGTTTTATCGATTACGGCAGCTTATTCAAACAACTTAGAGCCAGTCACTATTCTGGCTGGTTGGTGGTAGAAGCGGAACAAGATCCCGCCGTTGCACACCCGTTAACTTACGCCACTCTTGGGGCAAATAACCTACAAGCGTTCTGCGCCGAAGCTGGGTTAGACATCCAAAAATAA
- a CDS encoding CoA-acylating methylmalonate-semialdehyde dehydrogenase, producing MKTLGNYINGQQVASQSGRTGPVYNPATGVQSLSVALSSADETRTAIESAQEAFNTWSKVTPLNRARVMFKFKALLEQHADEIAELITSEHGKVFSDAQGELTRGLEVVEFACGIPHLQKGEHSLNVGRGVDSMSLMQPLGVCAGISPFNFPAMVPMWMFPVAIACGNTFVMKPSEKDPSVPLRLAELLSEAGLPDGVFNIVNGDKEAVDVLLTDERVQAVSFVGSTPIAEYIYATASAHGKRVQALGGAKNHMIVMPDADPNQVVGSLMGAAYGSAGERCMAISVAVCVGDEVADNLIEKLNTEIDAMRVGPGVGLPDEAHMGPVISKEHCAKIKEYIGIGVEEGATLVRDGRDFVYPGHENGYFVGPTLFDNVKQGMRIHNEEIFGPVLCVVRANSYQEALDMINAHEYGNGTSIFTRDGDTARQFCEEVQVGMVGVNVPIPVPMAFHSFGGWKRSLFGPLHMHGPDGVRFYTRMKTITARWPTGLRAGAEFSMPTMK from the coding sequence ATGAAAACATTAGGTAACTACATTAACGGCCAGCAAGTGGCTAGCCAAAGTGGTCGCACAGGCCCTGTTTACAACCCAGCAACCGGGGTTCAAAGTCTTAGCGTTGCACTCTCTAGTGCAGATGAAACTCGTACCGCGATTGAATCGGCTCAAGAAGCATTCAACACCTGGAGCAAGGTCACACCACTTAACCGCGCTCGTGTTATGTTTAAATTTAAGGCCTTGTTAGAACAACACGCTGACGAAATCGCCGAGCTAATCACCAGCGAACACGGCAAAGTATTTTCCGATGCTCAAGGCGAATTAACTCGCGGCCTAGAGGTTGTTGAATTTGCCTGTGGTATTCCACACCTACAAAAAGGCGAGCACAGCCTAAACGTGGGTCGTGGGGTAGACAGCATGTCTTTGATGCAGCCACTTGGCGTTTGTGCCGGTATTTCACCGTTTAACTTCCCGGCTATGGTGCCTATGTGGATGTTCCCTGTTGCTATCGCCTGCGGCAATACATTTGTAATGAAACCATCAGAAAAAGACCCTTCTGTGCCACTACGCTTAGCTGAGCTACTGTCTGAAGCTGGCCTTCCTGATGGCGTTTTCAATATCGTTAATGGCGATAAAGAAGCCGTGGATGTTCTGCTAACCGATGAACGCGTGCAAGCCGTTAGCTTTGTTGGTTCAACACCCATAGCCGAATACATTTACGCCACCGCGTCTGCTCATGGCAAACGAGTGCAAGCACTTGGTGGCGCAAAAAATCACATGATCGTCATGCCAGATGCCGACCCAAACCAAGTGGTTGGTTCACTCATGGGGGCCGCCTACGGCTCAGCAGGCGAACGCTGCATGGCGATTTCTGTAGCGGTCTGTGTGGGTGATGAGGTTGCTGATAATTTAATCGAAAAACTCAACACAGAGATTGACGCAATGCGCGTTGGCCCAGGTGTTGGTTTACCCGATGAAGCCCATATGGGGCCTGTCATCTCAAAAGAACATTGCGCAAAAATCAAAGAGTATATTGGTATCGGAGTCGAAGAAGGCGCGACTTTGGTTCGCGATGGTCGTGATTTTGTCTACCCAGGCCACGAAAATGGTTACTTTGTTGGACCCACCCTATTCGACAACGTGAAACAAGGTATGAGAATTCATAACGAAGAAATCTTTGGACCGGTATTATGTGTGGTACGTGCTAACAGCTACCAAGAAGCATTAGATATGATTAATGCCCATGAATATGGCAATGGCACATCGATTTTCACCCGTGATGGTGACACTGCACGTCAATTCTGTGAAGAAGTTCAAGTCGGCATGGTCGGCGTAAACGTCCCCATTCCTGTCCCAATGGCCTTCCACAGCTTT